The Artemia franciscana chromosome 13, ASM3288406v1, whole genome shotgun sequence genomic sequence acAACATCTCTCTGAATATTGCACATTCGACGCATATTCGCTCTGAGAACTCTTCGCAGACAAGTATGCTCAAACACCTTAAGTGTATTCTCTTGCTGTAGTTTTACCGACCATGTTTCTCACCTGTAAAGGAGAACGGTGCGGACTAATGCCATGTAAATTCGAACTTTCGTTCGGACACTGATTTCGCGGCGATTCCATAAGGGTTTCCGTAGGAAGACAAAGACTGTCTTCGCTTTCTGTATTCTCTGTTGGATATCAGCGTCGGAAGATGCGTCAGTACAAAGCTGGGAGCCTAGGTATGTGAAACGGTTGACTTTTTCCAGCTGAACTTGGTTGGCAGTTAGTGGGAATGGTCCTGTTTCGTGGTTAATAGCAatgaatttcgttttctctGTGCTGACTTTCAAGCCGATCAGGTCTGCCCAGGCCACAACGCTGTCAAGCATGTTTTGGGCTTCTACAGGGTCTGACAGGAGGCCAACATCATCCGCATAATCGAGGTCAGTCAGTGAGAGATTCTGTCCAATCTGCGCTCCTGGATAAGACAATAGAGCATTTTCAAGCACCCAATCGATGCAATAATTGAACAGAGTCGGAGAGAGGACACACCCTTGTTTTACTCCGAACTGAACCAGAAATTCTTTGGTTTCTTCGCCATAGACTCTAACTCGGCTTACTGACGCGTCATAGTATGCCTTCATCAGTTCAACAAACTTCAGCGGCATTCCGTCATTCTCTAGgatcttccaaagtttctggCGAGTGACAGAGTCGAAGGCGGCAACGAAGTCCAGGAATATCAAAATCATGGGTAGGTTGTACCTTCTAAACTGCTGGATAATGAGGCGAAAGGCGAAGATATTATCAGTACAGTCTCTACCTGGTCGAAAGCCGGCTTGATTTCCTCGAGTTCTTTTCTCCCTTGCCCCTTTGAAGCGGTTTAAGAGTATGATCCCGAAAATTTTGACTGCAATGTCTATGAGACTTATTCCgcggtaatttttgcattcggttttgtctcgttttttatagaaagggaggATGACTGATGTCTTCCAATCTTttggaaaagtgttggtcctccACACTTCTTCGAGAATGCCATGGAGCTGTTCAGCAGTGACCTCAGGGCATTGTTTGTATAGTTCCGGGGGGAGGCCGTCTTCACCTGGGGCTTTGTGGTTTTTTCGGGTCTTGATTGCTTTTAGTATTTCGGCTCTTATCCTCGAGTATtagcgaccctatgagtatcctcaatgaaattggaagtaaGGCTTTTGACCTAGATATgacagtaaacccctctaagtccatgataatgccgatttgtttcctcaaatcctcgccctgttttcttaatcctataactcctgaaatttatgcgtcctcggttaaattacttggagtcgCAATTTCTTCCAATTTAAATTGGGACATCCACGTTAAAGacatcatccataaagctaatgcgtctatcgacctccttaagctcctaaataaatatagcatCCCCCCTTCTCgctccttaaggttgtacacgtcttttgtccgcccgcatcttgaatatgcttgtccagtttggcaccctggcatctcccgtgaagaatcagacaaaattgagtcaatccaaaaaagagccttgcgaataattttcaaagaaggcaaggtgccttactctctgctcctaaaaagctagtttggaaacccttgagtgaaggaggtcgtcgttgtgcctccgtttttcaaaaatacaataacgaaccctcggacagcaagtattttccccaaacgtcactcgccatccagattacgacagccttgAGCTGTTTCcgagcctatcccagttttgtcccccattcgctgcgttacttccagatataaaaaaaacctttgtccccttcatcacagaaaaaataaataaaatagccaactagtttcttccccttttttgttttgtttttcatgtgaggtgctttaggtcgttgcactaatttgcttgcctcccgctgttttggtttagtttcctttttaatccatgtgtgtttttcgtgtgttttatgcttcgttcttttttttgtgagtttttggacttttttttgtgtcccttttaatttgtagatatatatgtttatttcttgttcttttctgtattatttgattattttgtccccttctctttttttctgacttgtattgttcaagtttagtttgaccgattctttttttttctttgactcgtaatttgattattcattattaatagtgtttttttctttttttgctttgttagtcgactccgaagtccgaattcggccctttgagggcttgtgacagtgatctttttgaaataaatatcttatcttatcccAGAAGCAATAAACTTGTTGAGATTATTAGCAGTAAGTTCTGAGGATTCAGGTAGGTTGAAATCAAGCTGGTCTAGACTCCTACCACACAACTTTTTTACATTggaataccaattttttggtttattggtAAACAATTCTTTGACCTTATTCTTATAGTAGGATAGGGCAGGTTTatgtatttcctttttaattgcttttcttAGTTTATTAGCCTCCTCCAGTTTACCATTTCTGaacagatttaatttttttctaattagcgCTTTTATGGGTTGATTAACGAATTGTTTGTCACTGAAGCACTTCTTAAATCTATTTTCCGGGaaagaaattagatatttacCATTTAGCTTTTTGTGAAAGGTAGTGATTTTTTAGGAAAGGTTGCGATTTACCAATAGGAAGATTTTCTGCAAAGACTTCTCCCctacttccctcagaaaatcAAAGCAAcattaattttatgaaaatttggCTATTTAGCCTCGCCACAAAGATTTCATAGTCACTGGTTTCATCTAAATTTGTGTTTGTAAGACTATGCATATAGTATTAAACTTACATATTATCTCCTCTGAGAAGCTGGAGACCTAAAGGAACTTGCTCCACACCTTGATTAGGATTGTAGACTCGTTCATGTGTTTCTTCTAGCACTACATTTATAGTCTGATCAAAACCTTTTAATGTTCcctgaaatgaaaacaaatttagatAAGTCATACTGTGTACTTATATATTGTTTTAACGATCCATTTGGGCTATTGTGtagataaaaattatttcaatttttgcaaattaCTTGTTAAACAAAGTTTTACACAATACTTGAGATATTTTTTACACAGATTGATCGTATTaaagcaaatttctttttaatttttttctttttttgttggtacaaaaaatactttgcatGTATAAGATTGAATACTAAATGAATTCCAAAACTCTTTGGTAAAACAGGCCAAGATCAGAAAATTTTAGGCCAGATACACGATATTTTCAGGTTTCAGAAGTTCAGTCCTTGGAATGTTCCCACGAACTTTTTTCTAGAGGCTTCTTTATGTACACTTAGCTCTATAACAGTCAGAATCAATGCAAAGTACCCAGCAGGAATTGACAGTTTTCAGTAttttactttatatatatatatatatatatatatatatatatatatatatatatatatatatatatatatatatatatatatatatatatatatatatatatatgtatatatatatatatatatatatatataatatatatatatatatatatatatatatatatatatataatatatgtataatatatatatatatataacatatatatatatatataatatatatatatatatatatatatatatatatatatatatatatatatatatattgggatATCTCCCAGATTACTTAGCCTGGACTAAATTATTAAGGGTAGCTGACttcctccacccccccccccccatttctcTATCTCTTATTTCTGTCTCCAGAAGACttaactataaagaaaaaaaagaagattccAAATTCTACAGAAAACGGTATATTCTgatatacaacaacaaaagtatgtaatacaaatacaacatataatacaatatatatatatatatatatatatatatatatatatatatatatatatatatatatatatatatataaatattgtcttttacatatatatatatatatatatatatatatatatatatatatatatatatatatatatatatatatatatatatatatatatatatatatatatatatatatatatatatatatatatatatatatatatatataatgaacataattttatattttaatacttgttaatttttttaggggggggggggtggcatccctcctcatatacggtataatttgttcgtttcaagttttaatgttgctccttacttccagttgatttttttttattcaatttattacggtctttcaaataatgccaggaaatccctTCCCCTTTGTGTAAAATCTCTCATGGAAAGTATTCCCAACAATCTTTTCTTCCCATGGAAAACTCTTCCTGTGAAAATCCCTTCCCTTTCAAAATCCTGCCTCAAAATCGCTCAAATTTCGGCGGTTAAGAATTACCATAATCAGCCTTAACAAAGACAGGTTCGTCAAATAATCATATAGAAGGCCAAAAACCATGCTTTAAAAAACGCCCGATACCAATATGTCCGAAAATACTTGCAGCCCTTTCTCTAGGGACCATGAAGTTATATCATCATCAAAAGCATTCTTGTTGGACATttgaactatgctgaacaaaatggctatcttagaattttgatctgacaaCTTGAAAGAGAGGGGCAAACTGCCCTCCAatatatttggtcacttaaaaagggcactagaactttgaatttctgttcgaatgagccatctctTGATATTCTATGACAATTAGTTCGATAAGAACACCCCAGggggaaacattaaaaaaaaacacgcacccgtgatctttcttttggcaaaaaaaaaatcaaaactccacatttttgaagataggagcttggaacttctacagaaggattttctgatacgctgaatttgatggtgtaatcttcattaagattccttgacttttaagggggttCTTTTTCGAagattgggcaaattttctcaggctcgtagcctttgatgggtgaaattaaacttgatgaatcttatatattcgGAATTAACATAATATgccgattcttttaatatatctgtttatatcaaaatttcgtgtcttaaagtttcggttgctattgagccgtgttgcaccttacttacagttcgttcccacgaactatttgattcaTTGGTATCCTATCTAACTTAATAGCCTTTTCTGCTCCCCAAACTTTAGCACCATAATGAAGAACTGGTACAATCTGACAGATATAACAACCTGTTTTGTAGCCTAACATATTCTATACCTATAGGCCTTAGCGAACTTGTCGATACAAACCACAACAGTCCATGACAATTTTTGCCCTTTATTAGCCATAAAGTTTACTTGTGATCCCCAACTCCCTACTAATGCTAATTTACACCCCAAGTAATCAAAACTGTctttaaaattccacattctccgctcaaacaaaaattatcatcTCAATTCcaacttcttcattttcaaatatctaatatttttttttagttccttcCCGAATCTCCAATTAAAGCTATGTCATCAGCGAATAGAGgggaaaacaaactaaaattattaaccaaaaaagCAGAGCTTCTTTACTAATATAAAACTCCTACAATCCATTAATATACAGAGAAAACAGTCTAGGGGAAAGGGTATGACCTTGCTTTACTCCTACCTTACTATAAACCAGCCGAGAAAACTGTAAACCTACCCTAACAATCAACCTAACTACACATTTTACTAATATTAAAACGGGTAAACGTATATATGAACAGAATATTCAGATaggcaaaagaaaaaacttctctCTTTAATCAGAATTTTACCCTGAATCCAAATATGACATTCAATTCTGtagcaaattaaatttttggccCCTTACAGACCCTCAAAAATGATTAATTTGAGTAAGGTTAGAGAGGTTAGGTTAAAATTGCATTTCCAACGGAAACGAATGTAATACTTgaattcaggatgaaattctgattaTAGAGGTAAATTTGTCAACAAATCTATATAAACTGCAtctaaaacaaatgaaaaaggcATCATCCTTGAGGGTGCATAAAGagctaaaaatcaaatttgcgACGGAAGTGAATGtcatatttggattcaggatgaaattctaATTATAGAGATAACTTTGTTTTTTGGCTATCTGAATACTCTGTTAACATAATCGCTTACCTCAAAACGAACCTACTGGGTAGGCCTAGGAGCCATAATGACTCCTTTATGAGTACTCGATCTATTCTGTCAAATGCTCCTTTTAAATCTAAAGAAACTATGTAGAGTCTATCCCATCTACTTTTAGCGTCCTTCCTAACGTATTCAATTCTTACCTATTCATCTATATAATCAACCACACAGTACTTTACTAACTATATTCCCTAAATGTGTTCCTCTATAATTACTATGCTGAAATCTATCCCCTTTCTTGAATAATGGCAGAACAATTGAAGTTGTTCATTTCCCTCGCGACTGGGGTTTTTTGAACAACGTTGAAAAAGTTGGTGCTAACGCGGGAAGTAGCCACGCTCAACCCCACTTTCATAAATTAGCCAGTAATTCATCTATACCGGGGACTGAAtccctattaattttttttcagatcttgCCATATATAGGCTATTGTGTGTGtttaaaataatacttaaaacattgaaaaagttaaacttaCAACAAAATTCCGGCCATCACTTGTTATAACTGACACaatgtctgaaaaaaaagaaacatatataGCTTGCAACATATCTACATTCAGCAAGGGAAGAAGAACTCTGCCAAGGACTATAAAATTAATGACCTTTCCCcaagaaacatttttatatatttcgaaACAAGCAAAACATTTGATCTTGTGGCTTAAGCTTTGAAATCAACTATAGACAAAACCATCCTTACTAACAATTTTCGTAGTAATGCCATTATTATTAACAACTTATTGCCAAACCAAGCTGCCTGAAGCTAACAGAGCTGCACACGCTCATCCTCCATCTTGCACTGTTTGAAGTTTCACTGTTTGCTCCTTTCTATGAAGTTCCCAcctcctttaaatcttttcttataaCCTCGTCATACCAAATTCAAGGACGTCCTGCTTTTTGCTGATATTCTTCTGACTAAGCATCTTCCTATTCCACTGAACTTCTTGAAACCATGAAGAACATCCCTGCACCTTGCAATCTGATATTTCCACTCCATCCACTttcattactaataatactaactaAGAACTATATCTATCAACATGGGTAATTTTTTCAGTATCTTCCATTATCTGTCCCTCTCtacttattcaaaatttaagtgGTATGACCTTCTCAACTTTAATTTCAAACTTATGTCTGCATCCCAGATTTTTAAACTTAGAAAGAcccaaaaaacaactttaaaagtCCAGAATGACCTCTTTAAAGGGAGGAAAAAGGAGATATTAAAATGTAAGATAGTTTTGCTGTTTTCTAAAAGCCttttgggaagaaaattttgtctgttataaaaaaaaacattgacaaaagccttcactagaaaaaatataaatacacaaatattAAGTAAGTTATTTAGCCCCATTACGTTTAATACAAGGAATCCTACTGCTAATATGTAATATTAGCAGTAGGATAATATGTAATGAAAAAGGTCTGGATCCCATAAAGTTGACTATCTTCCCTACCAACAAAAATTAACCCTCTTAAATGAAAAGCTGCTGACACAAAAGGAAAACTAGCATAAATGGCGATCCTTCTCTGTACATCTCAGACCAAATATCAGAGCAGCATAAAATTACAAGACTAATTTCATGGATTATAAGTGCTAAtcttttcttcaagaaaaaaatacttaaaaaattaggaaaactcTTATTTTTTGAGAATACAAGATTTAGTTCCTGCTTCTATCAAGATGAGTGTATGAAAGTGATTTTAtttcatatgaaaatatattgacGCAATATGAAGAGTGATATTGCCCTACCAGCATCAATTATACATACTTTGTTCAAAAGTAGTTTCCTAAATTAACAACATTTTGGTGGTACATCTCCTCCTGTCCATACTGATTAGAAGAAATTCTCACAAAAAGCTGCAACAATTGTGTCTTAAAATACAATGTTGAAGACTTTAAGCACTCCTGCTGAAAGATCCATTGATCTCCTGCTAGTAGGTGATATGAATCTATGATGGTTAGCCATTGGAATTATTCTATAGACTGAAAACAATACCCATTTGTTTGAAATAGACCACATATATATTCAGGGAAAAATGTACAGCTACAAGTCAATATGGCCTTCAAAGCTAAGGGAAACATACACTAACTTTTAATAGTTCTAGATCAATTATTTATCTTATAATATTTGTTGAATGGCATGTTGGccctattttttccaaaattattgttttgcaGTGTAAAATGGCACCGCTGTGGTGCAATATTCCCTGACACTTAAACATGGCACAATAACAATCACTCTCCCAACATTAAACAATCTCTGGTTCAATGCAATCATcctaggaaaaaacaaaaacaaagtgcATCCCTGGCcacccttcttaaaaaaaagaaaagcgaaaacttttaatttgtattcaCTGAGGCTTCAAACCTCTACTGTATAATTTTTGGAGATGTTAAATTTACTTATGTATTTGTGATCAAGATCATTCCCTTcttgggggtgtttctcccttctctaaaattattccaatatTCTTAtgcgaaaaatttttaataggtaacattaaactcATTGAGTTTCACACCTTTTCAAATTGTAATCAAAGACAGATTCTTTTTGGATGAAAAGcttggaaaaataggaagataagtctgcacatcaagattagaatattggaagcaatAGTGATAACAGAGGTCAATccggctctg encodes the following:
- the LOC136034828 gene encoding U6 snRNA-associated Sm-like protein LSm8 isoform X1; translated protein: MLQAIYVSFFSDIVSVITSDGRNFVGTLKGFDQTINVVLEETHERVYNPNQGVEQVPLGLQLLRGDNIVLIGEIDEDLDGRLEFAALRGEQLPSLVH
- the LOC136034828 gene encoding U6 snRNA-associated Sm-like protein LSm8 isoform X2 translates to MASTLETYLNHIVSVITSDGRNFVGTLKGFDQTINVVLEETHERVYNPNQGVEQVPLGLQLLRGDNIVLIGEIDEDLDGRLEFAALRGEQLPSLVH